In a single window of the Mucilaginibacter defluvii genome:
- a CDS encoding four helix bundle protein, protein MAFRFEDLQVWQRAMDLDDEIDRLTKNFPKEELFILTSQIKRAADSVVLNIAEGSTGQTKAVFKVFLGYSLRSAIEVVSCLFIAKRRNYILEENFEKLYHDYEALVKMITALRNSI, encoded by the coding sequence GTGGCATTTAGATTTGAAGATTTACAGGTTTGGCAAAGAGCTATGGACCTTGATGATGAGATTGATCGACTTACAAAAAACTTCCCTAAAGAGGAGCTCTTTATATTAACATCGCAAATTAAAAGGGCGGCAGATTCTGTTGTACTTAATATTGCAGAAGGCTCAACAGGACAAACTAAGGCTGTATTTAAAGTATTTTTAGGCTATTCTTTACGCTCAGCAATTGAAGTGGTTAGTTGCCTTTTTATAGCAAAACGCAGAAATTATATTTTAGAAGAAAATTTTGAGAAATTGTATCATGACTATGAGGCTCTTGTTAAAATGATCACTGCATTAAGGAATTCTATTTGA
- the purE gene encoding 5-(carboxyamino)imidazole ribonucleotide mutase, translated as MNQNNPQIGIIMGSKSDLGVMQDAADVLKELGVAYEITVVSAHRTPDRMFNYAKEAAGRGLKVIIAGAGGAAHLPGMVASLTHLPVIGVPVKSSNSIDGWDSILSILQMPNGIPVATVALNAAKNAGLLAAQIIATANETVTNNLIAYKQELAKKVEESAREMEG; from the coding sequence ATGAACCAAAATAATCCCCAAATAGGAATAATAATGGGCAGCAAATCAGATCTTGGCGTAATGCAGGATGCTGCCGATGTGCTTAAAGAATTAGGTGTTGCTTATGAGATCACCGTGGTATCGGCTCACCGCACACCTGACCGTATGTTCAATTACGCTAAGGAAGCAGCCGGTCGTGGCCTTAAAGTAATTATAGCCGGTGCCGGTGGTGCTGCGCATTTGCCGGGTATGGTGGCATCATTAACGCATCTTCCGGTAATTGGCGTTCCGGTAAAATCGAGTAATTCTATTGATGGCTGGGATTCTATCTTATCTATCCTGCAAATGCCAAACGGCATTCCGGTCGCAACTGTTGCCTTAAACGCCGCAAAAAACGCCGGCTTATTGGCCGCACAAATTATCGCGACAGCCAATGAAACAGTTACTAACAACCTGATCGCTTACAAACAGGAGCTCGCTAAAAAGGTAGAAGAATCCGCACGGGAAATGGAGGGTTAA
- a CDS encoding 5-(carboxyamino)imidazole ribonucleotide synthase, whose translation MKAFYGDLKLGILGGGQLGRMLIQQAINYNVTVKVLDPDREAPCRKLCEEFTVGSLSDYATVYNFGKKVDLLTIEIEKVNVDALEQLEREGVLVYPQSRVIRLIQDKGLQKQFFKENDIPTAEFQIISSPEQLKNSVIPFPYIQKLRRDGYDGKGVYKVVSEDDLAGAFTEPSLVERWVDFEKEIAVIVARNESGEIKTFPMVEMEFNPKANLVEFLIAPSTLPFEVQQEAEQIAKKIADDLKIVGLLAVEMFLDKSGKILVNELAPRPHNSGHQTIEGNTVSQFEQHLRAIFNQPLGDTACLNNAIMINVLGEPGHEGPAVYQGIEKVLKCAGVYVHLYGKALTKPFRKMGHVTIVDADREQAIEKARFVQKTLKVVS comes from the coding sequence ATAACGTTACGGTAAAGGTGCTCGACCCGGACCGTGAAGCGCCATGCCGCAAACTTTGCGAAGAGTTTACAGTAGGTTCACTTAGCGATTACGCTACGGTGTACAACTTTGGCAAAAAGGTTGACCTGTTGACCATCGAAATTGAGAAGGTTAATGTGGATGCCCTGGAGCAACTTGAGCGTGAAGGCGTATTGGTTTACCCGCAATCGCGGGTGATCAGGCTGATACAGGACAAAGGTTTGCAAAAGCAATTTTTTAAAGAGAATGATATACCCACAGCGGAGTTCCAGATCATCTCCTCGCCCGAACAACTAAAGAATAGCGTGATCCCATTTCCGTACATACAAAAACTACGCAGGGATGGTTATGATGGTAAAGGTGTATATAAGGTAGTGAGCGAGGATGATTTGGCGGGCGCTTTTACCGAACCAAGCCTTGTTGAGCGTTGGGTTGATTTTGAAAAGGAGATAGCCGTAATAGTTGCCCGTAATGAAAGCGGAGAGATTAAAACCTTCCCGATGGTAGAAATGGAATTTAATCCGAAAGCTAACCTGGTTGAGTTTTTAATTGCTCCCTCAACCCTACCATTTGAAGTTCAGCAGGAAGCCGAGCAGATAGCTAAAAAGATTGCCGATGATTTAAAGATAGTTGGTTTATTAGCAGTAGAAATGTTTTTAGATAAAAGCGGAAAGATACTGGTTAATGAATTGGCTCCGCGCCCGCATAATAGTGGGCACCAGACTATTGAAGGCAACACCGTATCGCAATTTGAACAACATTTGCGTGCCATATTCAACCAGCCGCTTGGCGACACTGCCTGCCTTAACAATGCTATCATGATCAACGTATTGGGCGAACCTGGCCACGAAGGCCCGGCCGTTTACCAGGGAATTGAAAAGGTATTGAAATGCGCCGGTGTATATGTTCACTTATACGGTAAGGCCTTAACAAAGCCCTTCCGTAAGATGGGCCACGTTACCATTGTTGATGCCGACAGAGAACAAGCTATAGAAAAGGCAAGATTTGTGCAGAAGACATTGAAGGTAGTTAGTTGA
- a CDS encoding YqgE/AlgH family protein codes for MLNSISAAAGRLLVSEPFMMDPNFKRSVILLTEYSEEGAMGFVLNHQTEMMLGDILPDVSYSELPVYEGGPVAKNTLHFIHRCPEKISGGIEIWDNIYWGGNFDEVKELINTYQLDENEIKFFAGYSGWTQGQLDAELMEDTWIVANSFNADLVFANSEHNLWREVVISLGSRYAHIANFPENPSLN; via the coding sequence ATGCTTAATTCTATATCAGCGGCGGCGGGGCGGTTATTAGTATCTGAACCCTTTATGATGGATCCGAACTTTAAGAGATCGGTAATATTGCTTACCGAATACTCGGAAGAAGGGGCGATGGGGTTTGTGCTGAACCACCAAACCGAAATGATGCTGGGCGATATTTTGCCCGATGTATCTTATTCAGAATTACCTGTTTATGAAGGTGGCCCGGTGGCTAAAAATACCTTGCATTTTATACACCGCTGCCCGGAGAAAATTTCGGGAGGAATTGAGATATGGGATAATATTTATTGGGGCGGAAACTTTGATGAAGTAAAAGAGCTGATAAACACTTACCAGCTCGATGAAAATGAGATAAAGTTTTTCGCGGGCTATTCCGGCTGGACGCAGGGCCAACTTGATGCCGAACTGATGGAAGATACCTGGATTGTGGCCAATAGCTTTAATGCTGATCTGGTTTTTGCCAATAGCGAGCACAACTTATGGCGCGAAGTGGTGATAAGCCTTGGCAGCCGATATGCCCACATCGCTAACTTTCCGGAAAATCCATCGTTGAATTGA